From Leishmania braziliensis MHOM/BR/75/M2904 complete genome, chromosome 35:
AGattcgcgctgctgccgcctctgccctccccctttttggtTTCGCTGCCCTTTTgtgtccccccctccccctctctctctttcttcatCTCTCAGatcgcccctcctcccctctcctctccaccgccaGTCCTCTTTTCCGCTGCCATCCCGCTTTTGCCCTTTCTCTGAGTCGCTCACTTTCTCCTGCTACGTGGTGGTTTtactttctttcctctctttgtgcTTCTCGGTGAAGGAGGGTTTTTTGTTTCCGCacgtctctgcctctgcctcttaCATTCGAGAGAGTGTGTTCGCCGAAGTGATGACTCTCTCTTCGGTTGGTGCTTGTAGTGGCGTAagtctctgtgtgtgtgtgtgtgcatagactctgttttttttttttccagcTCTAGTCCTCCTACGCGTTCATTATCGAGTTTTCTCTCGGTGCTTCTGCGTGTTTCACATACGTTAAGTAGAGCCCTGCTGCATAAGTAGAGAAAGTGCACAAGAAGGAGCAGGATCCTGTGAGGGGACGAGGACTGGTGTGTGTTCACGGCATCAgtgcccccttcctcttgctTTCCAACGCTCTTGCACCCACGATGTTTTGTCGCCTTCTTAGCGAGGGCGGTGACTTATGGCAGAGATGTGACCTACTTctcccccccaaaaaaaaacgcaccCCTGCGTCCCTTTGGTGTAGACATTATTCCTGCCGTCGTTTCAAGCGAGGATGCTTCGAAATCGACGAAGTGCACATTCGAGGATGCCACCTGTATTGTCGtcccgccaccacagcgtTGACAACCTCTCACGATGCGTGCAAGCGAGACATCCTTTGCATACTTTCATTCTTGTACTTGCTCACTCGTGCGGTTtgctctgttttttttttttttcatatCTCTACGGTGCAACCGCAACATCCGCTTTCTCAACTGGTGTGTGCTCACACTAGCAAATTGTCCACATGGTCGCGCATGGAtgcgtgcgtctctctctgcacgtACACGTTGCTTCTCTACTtgtctctcccctttcctcaccAGAGTgcgaaaaacaacaacaaaccaacagcgccacagcatacacgcacatccacacccccacccccacaccccacaGATAGTTATTACCTCACATTAGTCGTCGTTGCTCTCTGCTGTCCTTGCATGGGGAGGTGTGTCGACGCAACGGCAGGGGAACGCGTTACCGAAGGGTACAAAGGTGCTCGTGTTGCGCTCGcctgtgtgtttttttttttgggggggggggttgtaTGTCTTAGTAGGCGGTGTTCGTTCATTTCCCTCTAgcttcttttttcccttcccaaagcagcgcagcagcaagtcTCCTCCACTGCATTATTGGCCCTCCGTGTCGAGCGCCGCGGGTGACAAGGCGACGCGCCAGTCACCTTCCGACTGCGGAAACGCCAcatgaaaagaaaaaaacgtcAAAATAGAGGAGTGCCGTTTGCCCTCTTCGCTTTTCCGTTTTTTCACTGACAACGTCCGTTCCCATCGACAACGGGCATCGAcgcctccttcttccccctcccccctcccccctctacGCATAAATAgcgtgcaggcgcgcagAAAAATGAATCGACACAACAAATTTTACGCCGAGATGGCCGGCGagttggaggaggacgagtaCTTCGATGAGGATGAGGACTACAACTACGATGAAGAgtacgaagaggagggggagtaCGACGAGGTAGCATACAAGGCACCAGCGAGATCGGAGGCACCTGCACCGGCGCGCATGACCAAAAGCACAGggaaggcggcagcgcccGCGGCACCGGCCCTGCGTGTTAACCCTTACACAACGATATCGCCCCAGAGGGACGACGACTACGACGTGCTTGACATTATGCTGCCGCAAATGCACGCCTCGTGGAAAGTAAACGCGCCGGCAATGCTGCCACTCACGGAGAGTGAGGCGGTCACGGCGCTTCGGGCAAGCAACTACAGCCTCGGACCCGCCTTCCTGCAACTCAAAGCAAAGCGAGACGAGGAGAGATCCaagcgtggcggcggcattCTGAAGGTtaccgcagctgctggaccTCCGAAGCAAACTTCCACTCGTCCACCTGTTGAGACCGCCAAACaggacggcgaggaggcgagcAACAACGAGGATAGCTCCCCCGCGCCGAGTGCGAGCTCTGGCCGCACCACGGCCACTTCGCGGAGCTTGAAGGGGACttcgcagaggcgcacaagACAGATGCTAGAGATGGAGCCAGACAGGGAGAAGCCTGACTGCACGTTTGTGATTGCCGGCCATGTCGACGCCGGAAAGAGTACTACCCTGGGTCACCTCCTTCTGCTCTTAGGCCGCGTTAGCAGCCAGGATGTCGAGCGAAACGAAAAAGCAGGCCGCATGCTGAACAAGGAGGCCTGTAAGTATGCCTGGCTGCTGGACCAGTGCGAGGAGgaacggcgccgcggcgtcACCATCGACTCCGGCTCCTTCTGCTTCGAAACGGAGCACCGCCGTGTGCACATCCTCGACGCACCAGGGCATAAGGACTTCGTGGTTAGCATGATCAGCAGTGCCACGCAGgccgacgccgccgtgctCGTCGTGACGGCGGCCACCTCGGAGTTCGAGACGGGGCTGCAGCACGGCACAAAGTCTCACCTGAGAGTCTTGAAAACGCTCGGCGTTGGGTCAATTGTTGTCGCGGTCAACAAGATGGACTTCGTCGGCTACTCACAGGAGCGCTACGACTACGTGGTGCGGGAGCTTCAGCTTCTAATGAAGCAGACCCGCATTCCTGAGGAGGCCATCGTCGGCTTCTGTCCTATTAGCGGCATGACAGGCGTCAACCTCACCCAGCGGGACGCCAAGGCAATGCCGTGGTACACCGGCCCCAGCCTAATCGAGATGATTGACAAGTGCCCGTTGGAGAGCCGCCTGGTGAACAGCCCGCTTCGCCTGAGCCTGCAAGACGTGCAGAGCACCACCCTCTATGCTAAGGTCGAGAGTGGGAAGTTCTTCACAGGGGACACAGTCCAGTTCGTGCCGAGCGAGGTGCGGGTCGTCGTCAAGTCGATTCAAAAGCCCACAGTGGCTGGCACCGTTCTCGTCGCCTTCGCTGGCGAGACGGTGGAGATCACCACTAACTCGCCTGTGACAGGACTCTACCCGGGCTGTGTCGGCTGCGAGCAGAATCTGCTGATTCACAGCTCTACCGATTTCGAGGCACAAATTCAGACCTTTCGCACCCTTACCAAATCCATCTTGCCGGGGACGACCTTCACCATCATTGTGCACGCCTTGACTGTGCGGGTGCAAGTCGTCACACTGATCTCTAAGATGGACAGCAGGACAGGGTGCTGGTCGAAAGGGATGGTAAAGTGTGTACCCCCGGCCACACAGGCGATGATGCTTTTCCGCGCCGAGTGCCCTATTGCGCTCGAACCGGCGACGGAGTGCCGCGCGCTGGGGAGGTTTGTCCTTCAGCAAGATGGTGAAACGGTCGCTGGCGGTCTGGTGACTCGTGTTGTGGACAAGCAGTGAGTCATGTGCAGGCACGCATCATGGAAGAACACACATAAGCCACTATGCGAAATCCGCGACCAGGCACCGGACTACACCTCCTCTATTCTTGTCCTCGCACTGCGTCTCCCGTACCACTCCGCATTCCCGGTTGCCGcctcctttcttcctcctttcaAGGCCTCCATGGACGTCGTATGATGGTGGcttgaggaggggggggggtcgttTATCATTGTTCGTTGCCACGTGCCCGCCTGCGCCGTCGTGGGACGTGTGTTGTTGCAAAACTTTGTTCTTGCAGAGATGAGGTCAGGGGAGTCTTCTTTGTCCACCCTTTTCACCACTTTGTCTCctctgcgtgtatgtgcaATCGTTTCTCAGCGACTGCATGGacgccgcccccctctttttgtttctcctcctcgtgaTAGATTCTCCCGTCCCGCCTTACAGtgatgcgtgcgtgcgctaGTGCTCAAACGGATGACCGAAACACGTGAGaagagtgggggggggggggcgatgcAGAAGCggtttttcttctcctttttttctctcaccAACGTTGAAGTTGTTCGAGGGGCAAGAGGCGGGTAGACACGCCCCCCTGCTGCCACAATCTCGGTCTCTCTTTAGTGGTGGCGTCCGCATTCGCTTAAGGCAATACACCGACGCCCAACCAGCAAAGAAAAGCGGGCCTACCTCGTTACTGAAACAGTGCcgcaaaaaaagaaaaagcccACCTATAGCATTAAATGAAGTAATGGCCCACGGgctccctcgctccctccAATTCGTGGTACTGGGTCGGATTGGAGCTGTTGTCTGCTCTGCCATGTATCCCCTTCCTCAGACTGCTGGGCACCTCGCCGACTCCACTGACAGGTGTAAAGGGCGAGATAGAGTCTCCCCACACACGAGGGGTGTTGTTTCGGGCTGTTTAGCGTACGCCTTTCTCGGCGTCCTGTGATGCATCGTTCATTCTGGGCTGTGGTGCTCGTTTTCTGTCGCGTTTACTCTCCATGTTGCTGCTCATGAATCTCTCTGACTGCTGCATGTGATATTCGCCCGGCGTGCGACTCGGCGATTGCACAATGCATGCCTGTTGTCGTGTACGTCTGCGCAGCACGGAACAAGTTTGACCATATTCTTGCTCACAAGTAGGTCGCCCTCACTGTTACTCTTTCTCGCCTCTTGCAAAATCTGAGGAGCGATACATTTAACGCTGAGACAACGCAAGCACGACCTCGCTCACGCACCGACGTACATCCGGACGACTGTTGCGTCTACTGTTCTCGTGATCTTTCTCAGGAGTTCATACacgtaccccccccccacataCACTCACCCAGACAAGCGAGAGGGGCTATTAATATACACGAAAACGATAAAGTGAATGCTAATCACACTGAGGTGTCTTTTACTTGTAGTTGGCGGACACCTGCGTAGCGCAGTACGTTCGTGTGTGTCGCCCTGAACGGCATActtgccgctcctcttttcttttcttttccgattatcttttctctttttttctggtATCCTTTTCCGCATGGGGCGACTCTTTTCCTCACATTTCATTTGCTTTCttgtcctctccctctcgccaaGAGCTCACGCTCGAATCATCCACGTCCGGGGGAAGTAAGCGGCATAGTGTTGATACTCCTGCTGACAGCGTGCTTCCCCACTCTGTGGTTGTCGATTGACTGCGGTGTGGGGTgacacgcgcgcgctctctttATCTGCGTGGCATTTTTTATCTATCCCTCCGTTATTCATCCCTCTttgtccctcccccctccctcccccctcggtAGCTCTCACAAGCGTCGTGGCTTGGCGAGCTGTTCGAGCACTGGATGGGCTTGCTCGCCATGgggcgctgcaggcgtggTGCAGAGGAAACGTATGAGTTTCGGGAGGAGTACGCCGTGCTTGACGCTCCTATTGCCAATGCCGACCATATCCCTCTGCGCTTGAGCCCACAGGAGCGCAAGATACAGCGCCTCATGCGAGGCGTCATTCTTGCCTCTTCCTACACGGACAAGGTTGACTCTGCTTCTGCCTTGAAGGTCAAGAATCGCGAGCTGCTCATCGTGAAGGAACTCACGAATGCACTGACGGGGCTCATTGTAGGGCTCGATATGCGCAAAGCTGCCCCCTTCGTGCGCGACCGCGAGTTCACGCTGTACCAGCACGAGATCCGTGCCGCAATTGAGATGTGTCGGCGCTATAAGATGATGAACCCTGACCTTCTGCGCACTGACTACGTGAAGTTCCTCTACATGATTCAAGACGCAGTGCAAAGTGACATGACGCGTGAAGCGCTCGGCTTCAATGTCGTGAAGGAGTTGGTGACGGTGGGCCGGTACTGTGAGATGCACAACATACAAGACATCTTGCAGGACCCACGACTGCCTCACTGCATCACTCCGGTGCCCCTCATGAAGGACCGCAACTTGCTGAACCGGTGCCTGCGTTGCAAGGACATAGTTGTGGGGAGGCTCGTGAAGCAATACTCCAGTGAGCATCGCCTGCCCGAGGACGAGGTGGAAGTAGTGGTTCGAAGCCTCAACGATGCGAACTGCTTTTCAAACGACAATGTTGAGACGTCCGAGCGACTcctggagctgctgaagcagtgCTTTACACCAAGCTCGTGTACGCCGCTGACGAGCTTGGCAATCGACGAGGGTGCCGACGGTAGTCGTCTGACACACAGTCACAGGATGCAATACACCTTCGTTCTGCAGAGTCTCTCCCTGTGGAAGAACATGTGTCGGAAGATGTACGTCTTGTGGTCCATCGCCGAGGAGGATATGCTGAGCCCGAACGAGAAGTACGAGCTGCGTATGACGGGGCAGGGgctgcagcgggtgcagAAGGCACCGAAGCTTTACAAGGCAGTTCAacaggtgctgcaggagaccaAGGAGGAGCTTGGTGAGTGGGTCGGGTCGGAGCGGATTCACCTCGGTGACGATCAGGTGCCGAATGCGTTTCATTTCATCGACAAGTACGGCCAAGTGTCCCGCATTATCATTCCCATCCTGCGTACCTTAGGTCACATTGACCATCTGGAGCAGCACGCCGAGCACGCGGCCTACCTGCGCGAGGtctggggtggtggtgagcagGCAAAGCGCGCCATATTGCGCGACTTCTTTCGGCATGGCTTtgatggcagcggtggagacAACATGGACGACGCGGGCAGCTGCATCGATGGCCGACTCACCAGCGCGTGGAATTGGTGCAACAACATTCGTTTCAAGGAGTTTTACccactcttcctcttctccggcTTTAGCTCCTTTGATGGTGATATGAGTTTGTAGTTGACGGAGTGCATTGGTGGCGCGAAAGGGTCTCTACAGACTCATTTGCTGGGCGTGTCTTGCGTCAGCCAGATACCGCGCCGAGCTCTCGAGCGCGCCGgcacgccgccaccgagCCGCTGTCTTTTCCCTCactctttcttttccgctGTGGTGTGCTTGCTCTTCTGCACGTGACCTCATCTGTTCGTTTCGTCTTTATATAAAAACTCTAGACTACCACACAATCTGCCGTGTCGGTGTGACGTGCGAAAATCAacaaaaaacgaaaagaaacgaCGAGGTGTCACCGCTGCATACTCACCCACCTTGGGACATGTGCGCTTGGCCCCATCGCCAATCATGACGCtgtgaaaagagagcgccAGCAACGTGAGAAGGTGCGCGTGATCAGACGAGCTTtccgtgtgtgttgttgcgaacccacacacatacacttACAGTAggcgcctgtgcgtgcacTGTTCTGAAAGGGTCTTGTAAATCTCACTGCTAGTGTCGAAGTTGATCAGTCTTTAGAATTTGATTCTGTTTGACTTacctcttctctgttgttcTCTGGTTTACCATCTTCTAActctctgcgctgctgtgcttgGCACTTTCGATAATTCGTGTCGTTGGGTTACTCTCACTTCTGCCTGGTGGtacaccactgccgccaaAACCCAATCACACCGACGTCCCCCCAAACACGCAAGCGCTGTGGACAGTAATGGAGTACCATCGGCACACAGGTGTGCCGACTAAAGAACAGCTGAACAAGCTACAGTCTAGCTGAATCAAActcgcttcttttttttcccttatTTCTGTCTCGGTCTGTTATCGGCCACGAGCACATGCCGCCGAAAGCACCCAATCTCAAGTTCAAGCCGAAGCTAGTGCTtggtgaggaagagacgACAGCGCGTTCTCTTGCTACGCAGTCTACCGATGATTTAAGTCTGGTGCAGCTCGCTCGCTTGCAGGGTCTCTACATCGAAGAGCAGGCATTATCAGCTTCTGGAGCTGTCACCGGCTCAGGAGACCGACTGACGTTGACATCGTCTTCCTCTGGGCGCGTTGGTAGTAATGGCGGGAGAGGCGGCGTCACTGGGTCGTCATCTACCCCATGTGAGGAACAGCCACGGGTGAGCTGTGCGAATGGCCTACAGAACGAGGATGGCAGACGGGGAACCGTAGCGTCCTCACTTCTGCGCCCCAAGAGCCGCGGCCACAATCTGAGTGCCCACGCCGCCCTCGAGGAGGCGTCACGCAGGCACATCGACATCTCCCAGTACCCTgagacggcgccgccactTCCACAGAACTCAATGAACGCGATTGTATCATCGAGTGCATCACAGTGCTCTGGCTCCACGCACTCAGGGCTGTATGTCCCACTACCACTCGATGCTACTCTGCCGACGCGATTCTCAGCAGaagagcgcggcgacctcTCTTCGGCTCAAGGCGCAGTAGGCGGTGCGCCACGGTCGCCGTCTGCAGCGCCGATGGATGTGGATGGCACTGCCTTCTTAcgcgaggcggagctggagcaggagcgtaCCTTTGCGGCGAACATGCGCTTTTACGAGGAAATCCTGCGCCCCATGCAAACGGTCGTACCAtccgcggctgcagcacctggcGGGTTGGTGTGGATGCAGCTTCCTCGGTTTCACGAGAACGCGCCCTTCTCATTCTTCAACCTTCCACCAGGCAAGGTGGGGGAAATGAAGGTGCTGCGTAGCGGCCGTATGGTGCTGGAGATTGCTGGCGTGTACTACGACGTCGCGGTGGAGGGGTACGAGGACGCCGGCAACGATGGCGCCTGCGCGACGGCAGTTGCGACTCAGTCAAGCGCGTACCCATCGAATCCGTCCTCGAAGCCGAGCTGCTACGAGCTCGGCCTGCTGCAGAAGAAGCTCATTTGCACCCCCACTCTTCCATGAGCGAGGCTAATGGCGCGCGTACAGCAGAGAGGCCATACGTCGCAGAACACAAGCTGAGTGCTGCGCTCCACCGCGAGGACGCACTCCTTCACGCCGTATCCATCCTTCGTGGTATCCATGGTTGTCACTGTGTCTTTCCTGTGCTCATTTTCGGTAAGGGGACCGTCTAAGGCCTCCCGTTTGTGCAGTCCTATCTTTAAGAATCATTACTGTCACAGAGACGAGCGACAACCTGGTACATGGGGCGTTGCCGGCTGCTCCCTTCTGCCGATACTACACAGCCAAGTTTTGGGCACGGAACGGGGGACAGGCACTCGCATGCATAAATGCAGAGGGTGGCCTCACCTCCcgctctgtttttttttttttgcatttGAATCTTCTGTGTGCGCTCTTCGCAGCTCGATGTTTTGTTCTGAGGGCTGGTGTGTGTAGTGCTACGCGTCGCTAGGCCCCCTTCCCTCGACCGGTACTTGTCTTCGTCCCACTTCaacttctcct
This genomic window contains:
- a CDS encoding putative elongation factor 1-alpha, whose amino-acid sequence is MNRHNKFYAEMAGELEEDEYFDEDEDYNYDEEYEEEGEYDEVAYKAPARSEAPAPARMTKSTGKAAAPAAPALRVNPYTTISPQRDDDYDVLDIMLPQMHASWKVNAPAMLPLTESEAVTALRASNYSLGPAFLQLKAKRDEERSKRGGGILKVTAAAGPPKQTSTRPPVETAKQDGEEASNNEDSSPAPSASSGRTTATSRSLKGTSQRRTRQMLEMEPDREKPDCTFVIAGHVDAGKSTTLGHLLLLLGRVSSQDVERNEKAGRMLNKEACKYAWLLDQCEEERRRGVTIDSGSFCFETEHRRVHILDAPGHKDFVVSMISSATQADAAVLVVTAATSEFETGLQHGTKSHLRVLKTLGVGSIVVAVNKMDFVGYSQERYDYVVRELQLLMKQTRIPEEAIVGFCPISGMTGVNLTQRDAKAMPWYTGPSLIEMIDKCPLESRLVNSPLRLSLQDVQSTTLYAKVESGKFFTGDTVQFVPSEVRVVVKSIQKPTVAGTVLVAFAGETVEITTNSPVTGLYPGCVGCEQNLLIHSSTDFEAQIQTFRTLTKSILPGTTFTIIVHALTVRVQVVTLISKMDSRTGCWSKGMVKCVPPATQAMMLFRAECPIALEPATECRALGRFVLQQDGETVAGGLVTRVVDKQ